In Pyramidobacter piscolens W5455, a genomic segment contains:
- a CDS encoding pyridoxal-phosphate dependent enzyme encodes MYDQINLLVDKERRKNGIERAKSRHILIPTFRQMKNPDKETPAKVKEGLKETGLWDVNPLNLFRITWKNEPKTSGGLYGGVNFIEFPSSLTGVKARIFALVGKWFPTGAHKVGASFGCLVPRLVTGQFDPTHDWAVWPSTGNYCRGGAYNSQLLGCRSIAILPEGMSKERFDWLRTVAGEIIATPGTESNVKEIYDKVHELRSTRDDVVIFNQFEEFGNYLWHYEVTGGALEEVAKGCMRPGDRVAAAVYTTGSAGTIASGDYLKQIWPGMKIVASEALQCPTLLRNGWGAHRIEGIGDKHVPWVHNVRNTDMVTAIDDNDCMALIRLFNEPAGREFLRRAGVPAALTEQLDLLGISGVANLLSAIKAAKYYEMDEHDVVFTILTDSMEMYGSRLQELEAEFGAYGAVNAEVDFASRLHGQKSDNALELTYPERLRVHNLKYYTWIEQQGKTSEELHSQWYDADNYWGEIRTMAPKIDKLIEEFNVATGLN; translated from the coding sequence TCGACAAGGAAAGACGAAAGAACGGCATCGAGCGCGCCAAATCGCGGCATATCCTCATCCCCACTTTCCGCCAGATGAAAAACCCCGACAAGGAGACGCCGGCGAAAGTCAAGGAAGGACTGAAAGAAACCGGCTTGTGGGACGTCAACCCGCTCAACCTGTTCCGCATCACCTGGAAGAACGAGCCTAAAACTTCCGGCGGGCTCTACGGCGGCGTCAACTTCATCGAGTTCCCCAGTTCGCTGACGGGAGTGAAGGCGCGCATCTTCGCACTCGTCGGCAAGTGGTTCCCCACCGGCGCCCACAAAGTCGGCGCAAGTTTCGGCTGCCTTGTACCCCGTCTTGTCACGGGACAGTTCGATCCCACCCACGATTGGGCCGTCTGGCCTTCGACGGGCAACTATTGCCGCGGCGGTGCGTACAACTCTCAGCTGCTCGGCTGCCGCTCCATCGCCATCCTCCCCGAAGGCATGAGCAAGGAACGCTTCGACTGGCTCCGCACCGTAGCCGGCGAGATCATCGCCACGCCCGGCACGGAGAGCAACGTCAAAGAAATTTACGACAAAGTCCATGAACTGCGCTCGACCCGCGACGACGTGGTGATCTTCAACCAGTTCGAGGAGTTCGGCAATTATCTGTGGCATTACGAAGTTACGGGCGGCGCGCTCGAAGAAGTGGCGAAAGGCTGCATGCGCCCGGGCGACCGCGTCGCCGCAGCCGTTTACACGACCGGCTCCGCCGGGACGATCGCCAGCGGCGACTATCTGAAACAGATCTGGCCCGGCATGAAGATCGTCGCCAGCGAAGCGCTGCAATGCCCCACCTTGCTGCGCAACGGCTGGGGGGCACACCGCATCGAAGGCATCGGCGACAAACACGTGCCCTGGGTACACAACGTGCGCAACACGGACATGGTCACCGCCATCGACGATAACGACTGCATGGCACTGATCCGCCTGTTCAACGAACCTGCCGGTCGCGAATTCCTCCGCCGCGCGGGAGTGCCCGCGGCCCTTACGGAACAGTTGGATCTGCTGGGCATTTCCGGCGTCGCCAATTTGCTGAGCGCGATCAAGGCCGCCAAGTACTACGAAATGGACGAGCACGACGTCGTTTTCACCATTCTTACCGACTCGATGGAAATGTACGGCTCGCGCCTGCAGGAACTCGAAGCGGAATTCGGGGCGTACGGCGCCGTTAACGCCGAAGTCGACTTCGCGAGCCGCCTGCACGGGCAAAAAAGCGATAATGCGCTGGAGCTCACCTATCCCGAACGCCTGCGCGTCCATAACCTGAAGTACTACACATGGATCGAGCAGCAGGGCAAAACCAGCGAAGAACTGCATAGCCAGTGG